In Porites lutea chromosome 7, jaPorLute2.1, whole genome shotgun sequence, a single window of DNA contains:
- the LOC140943098 gene encoding uncharacterized protein codes for MITERAHGVKRKLSEVDGDDEVLHGRCIQRQTVFNISICKLQKSFTRSEPILCRTVLISNTLRLIEEDIREERKTLEMTDVSELSDGQTRAVNDNSERLAYVGHNIGTRSREECETLKRSLTFEQEMNILGDKMVKELEFDLEKSANSAQKIPAKAKSDLEGQQLSFAPDSNNNSALLSDDNDQLHGKEVSYNAEEFIKEITCGSLLGMELTEELEFKDVDVSLYDFDVPNGSFPIDFDEFCTAWNLGSTSVATKSLSSRCSDSIKLERANDYAFDELDQVMQILVGS; via the coding sequence ATGATAACTGAACGTGCACACGGCGTTAAACGAAAGCTGAGTGAGGTTGATGGCGACGATGAGGTGCTTCATGGCCGTTGTATTCAACGGCAGACGGTGTTCAACATTTCGATCTGCAAACTGCAGAAAAGCTTCACCAGGTCAGAACCTATTCTTTGCAGAACCGTGCTTATCTCAAACACTCTTCGTCTAATCGAAGAAGACATCCGAGAAGAGCGCAAGACTTTGGAAATGACTGATGTTAGCGAACTTAGCGACGGGCAAACACGAGCAGTCAATGACAATAGCGAACGACTGGCTTACGTTGGTCACAATATAGGCACGCGATCACGCGAAGAATGTGAGACTTTGAAACGTTCTCTAACCTTTGAACAAGAAATGAACATCCTGGGCGacaaaatggtaaaagaacTTGAATTTGACTTGGAGAAATCTGCGAACAGCGCGCAGAAAATACCCGCCAAAGCGAAATCAGACCTGGAGGGGCAGCAACTCTCTTTCGCGCCTGATTCGAACAACAATTCTGCGCTTCTTTCCGACGACAACGATCAACTCCACGGGAAAGAAGTCAGTTACAATGCAGAAGAATTTATCAAAGAAATCACGTGCGGAAGTCTTTTAGGAATGGAATTGACAGAGGAATTAGAGTTTAAAGATGTAGATGTATCACTATATGACTTTGACGTTCCGAACGGCTCGTTTCCCATCGATTTCGATGAGTTTTGCACCGCTTGGAACCTTGGCTCAACCAGTGTAGCTACAAAAAGTTTATCCTCCAGGTGTAGCGACAGCATAAAGCTTGAGCGTGCGAACGATTACGCTTTTGATGAACTAGATCAAGTAATGCAAATTTTAGTTGGATCTTAG